One genomic window of Candidatus Pseudobacter hemicellulosilyticus includes the following:
- a CDS encoding aminotransferase class I/II-fold pyridoxal phosphate-dependent enzyme — MADIFERLLKHQGPIGQHRERAHGYFAFPKLEGEIGNKMKFRGKDVIVWSLNNYLGLANHPEIRKTDAEAAAQYGMALPMGARMMSGNSNNHEQLERELAAFEAKEDAILLNFGYQGMISIIDVLCSRHDVIVYDAESHACIIDGLRLHTGHRYVYKHNDIEDFEKQLQRATALIEKNSTGGILVITEGVFGMAGDQGKLKEITALKDKYSFRILLDDAHGFGTLGKTGAGAGEEQGVQDKIDLYFSTFAKSMASIGAFVAGQKNIIDYIRYNIRSQIFAKSLPMPLVMGNLKRLDMLRTQPALKEKLWENARKLQDGLKAKGFDIGKTDSVVTPVYMTGGVEEATAMVMDLRENYGIFCSIVVYPVIPKGHIIYRLIPTAAHTDADIQETLRAFEETKKKLDAGEYKVEAIPDMAETTA; from the coding sequence TTTTGCTTTTCCGAAACTGGAAGGAGAGATTGGTAACAAGATGAAATTTCGTGGCAAGGATGTGATCGTATGGAGCCTGAACAACTACCTCGGCCTGGCCAATCACCCCGAAATCCGTAAAACGGATGCGGAGGCGGCAGCCCAGTACGGTATGGCCCTGCCCATGGGCGCCCGTATGATGAGCGGTAACAGTAACAACCACGAACAGCTTGAAAGAGAACTGGCCGCTTTTGAAGCCAAGGAAGACGCTATCCTGCTCAATTTCGGGTACCAGGGGATGATCAGCATCATTGATGTACTCTGCAGCCGCCATGATGTTATTGTGTATGATGCGGAAAGCCATGCCTGTATCATTGACGGTCTCCGCCTGCATACCGGCCATCGCTATGTTTACAAGCACAACGATATAGAGGATTTTGAAAAACAGCTGCAGCGTGCTACTGCACTGATCGAGAAGAACAGTACCGGCGGTATCCTGGTGATCACCGAAGGGGTATTCGGCATGGCCGGCGATCAGGGCAAACTGAAAGAGATCACTGCCCTCAAGGACAAATACAGCTTCCGGATCCTGCTGGATGACGCGCATGGTTTCGGCACCCTGGGTAAAACCGGCGCCGGCGCCGGCGAAGAGCAGGGCGTACAGGACAAGATTGACCTGTATTTCTCCACTTTTGCCAAGTCCATGGCCAGCATCGGCGCATTTGTAGCCGGTCAGAAAAATATCATCGACTATATCCGCTACAATATCCGCAGCCAGATCTTTGCCAAGAGCCTTCCCATGCCGCTGGTAATGGGTAACCTCAAGCGCCTGGACATGCTGCGCACCCAGCCTGCGCTGAAAGAAAAGCTCTGGGAAAATGCCCGCAAGCTGCAGGACGGCCTCAAAGCCAAAGGATTTGATATTGGCAAAACGGATTCCGTGGTAACGCCTGTTTACATGACCGGTGGGGTGGAAGAAGCTACCGCCATGGTGATGGACCTGCGCGAGAACTACGGTATCTTCTGCTCCATTGTGGTATACCCTGTGATCCCCAAAGGACATATCATTTACCGCCTGATCCCCACAGCTGCCCATACAGATGCGGATATCCAGGAAACCCTGCGCGCCTTTGAGGAAACCAAGAAGAAGCTGGACGCCGGTGAGTACAAAGTAGAAGCTATCCCTGATATGGCAGAAACAACTGCTTAA
- a CDS encoding thioredoxin family protein encodes MQTWKAVILCSWAAIFSCAVPERRIVDKAMPEEARGAGQQVVLASQLSQPEGPVGEKMKWLSLQEAAAALAKEKKPVLIDLYTDWCGWCKVMDKRTYGHAKVSAYVQEHFYPVKIDAESKQTFSWNGREFSYNSGNKVNDLAIWLTGGQLSFPTTVFIPVGGEPQAIPGFLPPNEFELLAKYFGEDHFGKTDFVKYRQQFKSSW; translated from the coding sequence ATGCAAACCTGGAAAGCGGTCATTTTATGCAGCTGGGCAGCCATTTTTTCCTGTGCCGTCCCTGAGCGGCGGATAGTGGACAAGGCTATGCCGGAGGAGGCGCGGGGCGCTGGCCAACAAGTTGTGCTGGCTTCGCAGCTGAGCCAGCCGGAAGGACCAGTGGGGGAGAAGATGAAATGGCTCTCGCTCCAGGAGGCTGCGGCTGCCCTGGCCAAAGAAAAGAAGCCGGTCCTGATAGACCTGTATACGGACTGGTGTGGCTGGTGCAAGGTGATGGACAAGCGGACCTATGGTCATGCAAAAGTGAGTGCTTATGTGCAGGAGCATTTCTATCCGGTTAAAATTGATGCGGAGAGTAAGCAGACCTTCAGCTGGAACGGCCGCGAATTCAGTTATAACAGCGGTAATAAGGTCAATGACCTTGCCATCTGGCTAACGGGTGGCCAGCTTTCTTTTCCCACTACTGTATTTATCCCTGTTGGCGGCGAGCCCCAGGCTATTCCCGGTTTCCTGCCGCCTAACGAGTTTGAGCTGCTGGCAAAATATTTTGGTGAAGACCATTTTGGGAAAACTGATTTTGTAAAGTACCGGCAGCAGTTCAAGTCCAGCTGGTAG